AACCGTTGGGCTGCTCCTCcactacagaggagacagtaAACAATGATGGCTGTGAGGAATACCAGGGCTGCTGTGGAATATCAAGTAAACAGAGTTAAGGAAGGACTCCCCCTAGAGGTGAGGGGGTTGCATGACCAGATTCAGTCCACATCGCAGGGCTCGCTGCTAGGCACATTCCCGACCTGGCTCCGGTGGCTCATGGCGCGCTGGAAGGCGGTCTGCACAGCTTTACGGATGCCAGAGGAGCGGCCCTCCTTCAGTTTGAGCTTGTCCACGGTCTTATTGATACCAAAGGCATCCATCTTGGATCTAGGAAGCCATTGCCTGTCAAATAAAGTGACATAGCATTAGCATTATGCTACATCATATTACCTCTGACTACTACTGGTCCTCAAGAAAACTTGAACCTGGGCATTTAAACGGTTGGCCACGTTAGAAGACTATACAAGTGGCGAACCATAGAAGGGGAGTGTCATCTCACCAACTGTGCTTGTTGTCGAAGAAGTGGACGAGGAAGAGTTTCTCTTCGGACTTGTACTGCATCAGCTCTCCGACTCTGAGGACGTCCAGAGGGGGCAGGGAGACCCCGTGGTGGTGACGCCCCGCCCTCGGCAGCTTGGGGTCTATGATCTgcattgaggggggggggggtgagaaaaGTGATTGACTCTAGTGGTCTGAAAACAAGAGGACACAGTGAATCCTGGTGGTGCAGCAGTGGTTCAGATTGTTTGTCAGTTCCGGTCCACCAATCACACTAACAACAAACTACCAAACACGGATGCCATGCTACCCGAGTCACCCGGAAAGCTCTAAGCGATCTGTATTACTCCTCAGCGACTCCTAACACACTCATACCATCCACAACACATTGGAGCTGAGCAGCTTGCTGCATGGGTGAGCACAAACACGAGCTACACCACTTACGATGAGACAAATGGATGGGAAATGAGACATATAGATGGCCAGTCTCTGGGACACAGGCTCTCACTCACCAACGCAGGGTAGGAGGGATATCCACTACATTTTGCCCAAACTAGTTTAAGGGGTTCAGCACTAGAGGACATCCAAATATTTCCGTTGACAACTTCTACGGAAGGATGAATAACGACAAGCAAGTTATGGGGGGGTTCACTGCAAACAGACGAGAATACTACTCTAAAAGCCATGCTCACACTGATAGGGAAAGACAACAGTAGCAAACAAAAACAAGAATGTACGTTCACACACAGGGAAATATTACAGGGCAtcaaaatattgaaatattgttAGTCGTATGAATTATGAAACAACACAAGGTCGATGGAGAGGGTAACCATTCTGCAGTTTGAGACCAAGGAGAAGACGACCGAAAACTTCTGAATTATGTATAGGAAGTGGGATTGATTAGTCTGGACAGGGAGACCATTGCTGCCTTAGGGCATGTCAGCTCAGGCCACTgggacataaaaaaaaaatcccaaccATGGCCCCAGTGTGCAAAGAGCCTCAGCTGTCTGCTGTCAAACGAGCTCATGTTCCATGCTCAGACGCAGTCTTGCCAAGAACACAAACTCCTGTCTAAatcaaaatacactgctcaaaaaaataaagggaacacttaaacaacacaatgtaactccaagtcaatcacacttctgtgaaatcaaactgtccacttaggaagcaacactgattgacaatacatttcacatgctgttgtgcaaatggaatagacaacaggtggaaattataggcaattagcaagacacccccaataaaggagtggttctgcaggtggtgaccacagaccacttctcagttcctacttcctggctgatgttttggtcacttttgaatgctggcggtgctttcactctagtggtagcatgagacagagtctacaaaccacacaagtggctcaggtagtgcagctcatccaggatggcacatcaatgcgagctgtggcaagaaggtttgctgtgtctgtcagcgtagtgtccagagcatggaggcgctaccaggagacaggccagtacatcaggagacgtggaggaggccgtaggagggcaacaacccagcagcaggaccgctacctctgcctttgtgcaaggaggagcaggaggagcactgccagagccctgcaaaatgacctccagcaggccacaaatgtgcatgtgtctgctcaaacggtcagaaatagactccatgagggtggtatgagggcccgacgtccacaggtgggggttgtgcttacagcccaacaccgtgcaggacgtttggcatttgccagagaacaccaagattggcaaattcgccactggcgccctgtgctcttcacagatgaaagcaggttcacactgagcatgtgacagacgtgacagagtctggagacgccgtggagaatgttctgctgcctgcaacatcctccagcatgaccggtttggtggtgggtcagtcatggtgtggggtggcatttctttggggggccgcacagccctccatgtgctcgccagaggtagcctgactgccattaggtaccgagatgagatcctcagaccccttgtgagaccatatgctggtgcggttggccttgggttcctcctaatgcaagacaatgctagacctcatgtggctggagtgtgtcagcagttcctgcaagaggaaggcattgatgctatgtaCTGGCCcgtccgttccccagacctgaatccaattgagcacatctgggacatcatgtctcgctccatccaccaacgccacgttgcaccacagactgtccaggagttggcggatgctttagtccaggtctgggaggagatccctcaggagaccatccgccacctcatcaggagcatgcccaggcgttgtagggaggtcatacaggcacgtggaggccacacacactactgagcctaattttgacttgttttaaggacaattacatcaaagttggatcagcctgtagtgtggttttccactttaattttgagtgtgactccaaatccagacctccatgggttgatgaatttgatttccattgataatttgtgtgattttgttgtcagcacattcaactatgtaaagaaaaaagtatttaataagaatatttcattcattcagatctagaatgtgttattttagtgttccctttatttttttgagcagtgtatatacagtaccagtcaaaagtttggacacacctacccagtccagggtttttctttatttttactattttatacattgtagaataatagtgaagacaacaaaactatgaaataacacatatggaatcatgtagtaaccccccaaaaaagtcttcaaaaaatcaaaatatattttatatttgagattcttcaaagtagtcaccctttgccttgatgacagctttgcacacttctcgcattctctcaaccagcttcatgaggtagtcacctagaaagAATTTTAgttaacaggtgttccttgttaaaagttaatgtggaatttctttccttcttaatgcgtttgagccaatcagttgtgttgtgacaaagtaggtgtggtatacagaagatagccctatttggtaaaagaccaagtccatattatggcaagaacagcacaaataagcaaagagaaaatgacagtccatcattactttaagacatgaaggtcagtcaatccggaaaattaaaaaaactttgaaagtttcttcaagtgcagttgcaaaaaccatcaagcgctatgatgaaactggctctcatgatgaccgccacaggaaaggaagacccagagttacctgctgcagaggataagttcattagagttaccagcctcagaaattgcagcccaaataaatgcttcacagagttcaagtaacagacacatctgaacatcaactgttcaaaggagactgaaTCAGgccatggttgaattgctgcaaagaaaccacttttattttatttaactaggcaagtcagttaagagcgaattcttatttacaatgacggcctaccccagccaaacccggacgatgctggtcaaattgtgcgtcgccctaagggactcccaatcacagccggttgtgatacagcctggaatcgaaccagggtctgtagtgacgcttctagcactagATGCTGTGCCACCGGGGAGCCCGAAAttctattaaaggacaccaataagaagaaaagacttgcctgggacaagaaacatgagcaatggacattagaccggtggaaatctgtcctttggtctgatgagtccaaatgtgagattttttgttccaaccgccgtgtctttgagacgcagagtaggtgaacggatgatctccgcctgtgtggttcccaccatgaagcatggaggaggtgtgatggtgctttgttggtgacaacattatttatttagaattcaaggcacacttaacaagcatggctcccacagcattctgcagcgatacgccatcccatctggtttgccttagtgggactattattagtttttcaacaggacaatgacacaacagacctccaggctgtctaaggtctattttaccaaggagagtggtggagtgctgcatcagatgatctggtctccacaatcacccaacctcaacccaattgagatggtttgggattagttggcctgcagagtgaaggaaaagaagccaacaagtgctcagcatatgtgggaactcctttaagactgttggaaaagcatgccAGGTGAAGCAgtttgagaaaatgccaagtgtgcaaagctgtcatcgaggcaaagggtgcctactttgaagaatctcgaatatttttttatttgtttaacacttttttggttactacatgataccatgtgttatttcatatttgaggtcttcatattattctacaatgtagaaaataataaaaagaaaagaaaaaccctggaatgagtaggtgtgtccaaacctttgactggtactgtatattgtaccAATCTTAGAACTTGTTAACCAGTTGACAAATAAAATCCCCTCTACTTaacctgggtaccagtctgtgtTAATATTCCAATTATTGCCACTCCTTGTCATGCTAAACAAATGTTTGGTATATGACACAGAGTACatggagtggaatgttagcacaAAACTAGTCTGGATTTCAGGCTACCCTCTACTTGCCTAAGCTGAGACTTGCAGTCCATTGGAAGCCAATACATGCACAGGATTCCTTGAGGTTTACTGGCCAATTCGTTTTGGAAAAATTGTAGAATTCCAAATGACTCAGAATAAAGTTTTAAAAAGAAACTAATATGAATACACTTTTGGTGACAGGGCAATGGCAGATGACTATGTTAGCTATTCCAGAAAGAAATGATAAACCGCTACCACAAAAATGGATACATGTATCATTCATAATGTAAGTCCCATCCTGGCCTTTATCTCCTGAAAGTGTGTTTGTGCTAAGAACCAGTGTCTCACCTGCTGCAATCTTAGCGGCTTTGGTGAAGTCCCCATTTCCGATACAGGTGATGAGTGCGTTTTTGTCGTCCACTGTGCTCCTACGTGCCACGGATGGCCTTCCTTTCCCACTTTTTGGCACGCTGACCGTGCTGCAGGAAACAAAGGGAAACTAATGTGCCAATAGTGCAACATCCTGCCTTTGACCACAGACGGCTCTTAGAGCAGACGCTGGATATAAATGCTAACATGGCACTGTGATGTAGGCCCACTGCCTATCCTGTACCTGGTACTACACAGTAGAGTGCTGCAGGCAGAGAGGCTGAATTATTGCTAATGTGCTGAGGTGACAATCATACCTGGTGCTACACAGCACGCTGCCGCTAGGGGAGATGCTGGACTCGGAGGTGCAGCGCCTGCGAGGCTCCATCGGCCTAATGGGGCTGGTTTCAAGCTCCGGCTCGACAACAAATCCATTAGCTAGTCCTGGAGACAAGAAAAAAATCTCCATTACATTTTGCATGGGGGAAAAAATATGATTTTTTGATTATTTCAATTTAACACTGGGCTATACCTGTGTCAAGACGCTTGATGGGGGATTCCTCCTCATCCTGGTCACAGTCTCCACAGGCACTGTGGGTCCTCTTCCTGGGTAGGAGGAGAGTCTCCAGGCGAGGAATGACCACTGAGAGGAAGGTTTTGGTGCCCAGCAGTGGGCAGCCGAGCTGATGCTCAGCTGTCCTTGGGGGCTTCTGCGGGCTGGCATTCTTGGACTTGCGAAAGAGCACATTGGTCCGCCTGTTACCCATGCTAGAGGGCTCTGCGAGCGTGGAGGTGGCCCCAACACTAAGGTGACTGTCGGAGACCAGCGGGTTAGAGATGTGCCCGTTGAGGGTATCCCGGGGTACTGAGGTAGCGGTCTTGACACCGTTGCACTTGAAAGTCTTCTGGCTCTTGATGGGCTTGAGCATGGGAGGTTCTGCATGACTGTCTGAGTTGAGAAGTGGCGGCGACGAGTTCAACGGCTCTAGTTTCGGTGGGAGCAAAGACTCCCCTTCTATACAACCAAGACAAAATCACAGTAGGAAATGAAAACATCCTGACATGTAGAACAAGCAAGCCTTAGCTAATAGCCTACAGTTTATCAAATGAGACATCAAAGCAAGGAGAAAGCATTATTGAACCAATTCTTTGCTTTTAGACCACCTGGTACATACCCTCTTCCTGTGTGCTGTGTCGAGTGGGGGGCAGTGGTTTCTCCTCAGTCTCTGCTGGTTTCGGTTCAGAGGGGGCGGCAGCGGGGCGTCGCGTCTTTAGGTATATCTCGCTGCGAACATCTGTGATGGTCTTTTTGAGCAGCTTCAGTCGCTTGCTGCGAGACGGACTGGACTTCATGGCACTGCTCATGTCCAGCTTCTCCAGCAGCTCTTTCAGTTGCCCTTCCAAAGACATGTGCTGACGGTTGGCTGGGTTTAGTATCTGGTCCACTGCAAGATACACAAACAACAACTTGATTGGCTGAGCTCAGTTGTGGCCCCATTCCAAAATGCTATAGTACCATAAATCAATAGTTGGATTCAGCAAAGGGTATTTAGTTGATTTGGCTGTGGACCGATTAATATAGAAGTAAACATATGTAGACCATGTTCTTACCATCGTCCCAGGAGAAAGGGGAAGGAGCCTCCACCTTTGGCTGCTCAGGAAGGTGCATCCCGCTGGCAAAGTCAAAGCCGATTCGCTCAGCCTCCCGACGAGTCTTCCTGAGGATGGCCCCGCCTCGGTCTTGCAGACGCAGACCGGCCTTGTAGAAGAACGTGTCCTTGGCGTTGTACTTCATGCAGTTGAATATGATCTGATCGAAGTCAGCCTCAAACTCCACCAGGCTCTTGTAGCCGTGGGCATCAATGCGCTTCCTCATGGTGGAGAAGTCCATTGGATTCTTGATGTGGTCCAAGTAGTCAGGCACctgagagggatggggagatggCAAACAAAACATGATGCTGATAGAAAGGGTACCCAAAGAATGAATTAGAACCATATGGTACCATTTGTTTTTAATCTGTGAAAGTAACATTCTATTGTGGGGTGTGGGGGACCTTACCTCGTTAACGCTGACAGGCTGGGCAAAGATCTTGGCTGGGTCCTTCTCCTGAAGCTGGTCCAGTACGGCTCGAAGTAGAATATTTAAAGGTGTGAGCTGTACCTCTAGAACAGACTGTTGGAGCTTCATCTGAAAGGGGACAGAACACAAAGCTGTAGCAGTATACTAATATTTACTACGGCTTCCAACAACCAATCCTAAAGCCGTTTCAACAacaagctaggtttccatccaattggcgacagattttcatgcaaatattctaaaatatgcataaagaaaatatgcgcattttcccaccagtggtgtgttttcACCAAACGGACTCATTGAGCATAACAATCAGCGCTTGATGTAGTGCacaattttttttaacattttcacaaagttttcatgtaccaaataaaaatctaaagttcgtgtttccatcgcatttcactctaccgatagttttgtcacaaaaactgttgcgttatatagcaaatgtgcctTCTCTGGTCTTGGAACATGCGCGCTAGCCAAGACCTCACCAATACAGTGCAGGAAGGCTGTGCAGGTAGGCTATGCATAAAGAATGCATACATAATGAGATTCGTATGGATATGAGTgagaatattttttatttgtcaaacagcagtcaaccatcgatcatcatgtcaccagaatcagaccgtcaatatttattggaaagtagCATCAAGaccactgtgcactttcaccaccctgtgaattTCATCATaagttatttcatctgtagcctaataaaccgCATGCTTTCCCGAGTTGTATTGGGGGGaccacacacaccatatcatcttACTTCGATATGGTggtttttatatcaatatttgtgcataaaaaGGCATTTCCATCACCATTTctcataattaattttacagacacaaaaagatcctaCCATGTCGAACAAAAAAATGATATTTCGGTATTTCTAAAATTGTACTGAAACGTCCGGTTTCCATTACAGCTGTCGTGATTTTTATTTGATTGTACTCAGTATGACTCGCATAAAAACTGTAgattcaaacatggttacagatTATTTCAAAAGGAGATGAAATTCATTTTACCACATTTTATTTATAGGAGGGCTCACAACTATCCATTGATATGCTGTCACAAACGTTCTAATTTCACTACCGTGGAAAATAAGAAACCAATTCTCTGTACCTCCTCTCTCTTTAGCTTCTCCCTCTTCCTGATCAGTTCTAGCAGTAGGCGAGCTCGCTCCAGGTCTTGGCGTAGGCGGTGCCATTCCTTTAGCTGCTCCTTCATCGCTTGATTATCCTCCACCCTGCTGTCCTGTAACATCAGAGTCCAAAAAGGCATTTTAATGTACATTCACAAGACATAAATCTCAGGTAAAGGGGGGCAGAAAATGACAAGGCGCTACCTTCAATGGACACTGGTGGAGAGCCATTTTGAATATGGCTCTGACTAAAATAAACTAGGCTAATTTGAATTACATCTCTTCTCTTTTTTGTAGTATATATTGAACTGAATGGCCCATCTCAATTTATATGTGTAATATTATGTAGTGTCATGTATATTATGCATTTTAtttgttgtgttttgtttcctcTTTGGAACCTAATAAAACACCATTATAATACCAAAACGTTTGATAAAACGGTGCAAACACAGGAAACTGCTCCATATTTATCAAATCAACTATTAGCCTGCTTTATTTTGATTTCCGAGTGTGGGAGAAAGGTTTTAAAACACAAGAAAAGTAATTTTTAAAGCAGACACGATTCTCTATCTCGAGGATTTGGATACCATGAAAGTTACTGAACAATTAAACTGACCACTGGACTGACCAGCGGCTCTGGTTTGGGGACCTGGGTGTTAGCCTGTAGCCGCCTGATCAGCGGAACGCCCTTCCTTGACTGTCTCTTCAGCATCCAGTAGCTCAGGACCCGCTCCACAAACACCTTCTTCTTCTGGACAGACACTTGATTGAGGATTGTGTCaaaactgggggggggggcatatgttAGCATTGGTCATTTAGGAAAATATTTAGAAACATTTGATTGGTAGACAAatgaagtaaaaaataatatgCCTACCTGCTGGGGGTTATACTAGGCCCAGGTGCAGCAGGagcctcttcctctacctcagGCACCACCACTATTATCTTACTCTTCTTCAGCCACCCTTTtaacctcctcctccctcttttgTCACCCCTCTTGTGACAGACACCGTTTTTAGCGTGGCCTTCCTCGTAGATAGCAAGGGGTCTCCGGGTGCACCCTTTAGGAGTGTGAGCGCAGCAGAAGGCTGTCTTCTTCACAGAGAAAGTGGGCGAACCGGTCTCTGTGAATTCCTTGACAGGCTCCATTTTCATGTAGAGGCCGGCCTTTTGGGCACAGCTGACATGAAAGGCTGTGTAACAGTTAACCTTGTGGCACTGGATGCAGGCCCCGGCACCCTTCTCCTTGCAGAGGTAGCAGGTGAGCTTCCAGCGGGCGGGCGGAATATTGCTGACACCGTCGATGGGCTCGATGAAGACCGTGTCAGAGAAGCCCACCTCTGGCACCCACAGGGCACACACCACGTGGCCCCAGCGGTCATCGTCCGTCTTTTTCAGGGCGCCGCCCTTGTTGGGGCAGAAGACACACTCAGCGGGCCGTGAGGGGCACTGGAGGCAGTGGCGACACAACCACTGGCCCTCTGGGATGTAGGGAACACCGTAGCACTCCTGGTGCACGGCCATGTTGCAGGAGTCACAGAAGAGAATAACATTGCTGTCCTGGCCGTCTCCGTCCATGCAGATGCAGCAGACAGCGTCCTCGTCGATGAGGGACTGGGGGTCACTCCGGCCCTTGCTGTCAAAGAAGGACTCCTTCTCAAAGCGATCCATAAGGAACTCAAAGAGGTTCTGGGACACCTGGCTGATACCCTCACTTTTCCTCTTGTCGTTGAGTAGATCCAGCCAGGCGTAGTCCTCCTCATCCATGTCGTATTCCACCTCCTCATCCAGCTCTTCGGCCGTCTTCTCACAATACATATAATAGATGGAGGGCCTCCGAGACACTGCGGGAAGGTTGTACTCCACAGTGCGGAACTTGGGTTCCAAGAGGGCGCTCCCTTGCGGGTCAGCGCCATGTGTGGTGGTGAGGGCAGTGCCCCTCTTCTGCTGGTTGTCTTTGAGTCTCACCGAGCGCACCAGGACTAGCTGGGGCTTCTCGTTGTTCTCCTTGTTGCTGTTGCACTCCATGATCTCTTGGGCCGTGGGGTCATCATCGGTGATGACATCCAACTTGTCATAGATGCTGATCCTGTGCACACGGCCATCTATCTCCAGGTCCACCATGCGCTGGGCCTGGGCGTAGGTCAAGGTCTCCTTGTTCGGTGAGGGTTTGATGGGAGAGGGGGGCCTCTGGGGCGTGGACATGCGATTATGATGCCGTACTTTTTTCTTCATCTTGAAGAGCTAAAGAaccagcaaaaaaaataaaaaattgattGAAATTGCACTTGGGGCAATACCAACCAAGATTGTAATGAATCATTAGCCAGCCACAATTTCCATTTCTTGGTTTCAGTTGTGTCTACTATTCTGACATAACAAGACAATTCATTAACAAGACAATGCCTAGTCCCGAATGTGGCGATGTTTTCCATTGTGCAGCATTGTTAGTCCCGAATGTGGCTATGTTTTCCATTGTGTACAGCATAACCATGTACATTTACATGGATGTAGAACAAACTAAACGTCCCTTGTCTGTCACCCATGTttaatcaaattatattttaactTACTCTGACGATTTATTGTCCGTGGGGTTGCTCATTCAGCTGGTCGACATTAGACGAAATATCCACAGGGAAGTATTATTAAACAGACTACaacatgtgtgtctctgtgtgcagaAATAATATTGTTTGCTCGTGACCTAAGGCACGTGCACAAGACGGAAGTACATGCAAGTGATGGATTTATACTAACCCAAGTCtagcaggtgtttacatggtttagCGAATGTGCCAGAAATGTCAATGGTAATACCTGCGCTATTAAAAGTCGGTTAAATAATACTATCCTGTGGATATTTTCCCTCAAATTTCGACCAGCTGAATGTCCAATCACACAAACAACCGGTAGAGTAATATCACATGTAATTGTAGTCAACATTCTGGGTTGTAAGAAAACGTGTCAAGTTTCTGATCTTTTTTCAGACTAAGTTATACAAATAAGTATATCAGTAAATCAGTATATCAGTAAATCAGTCTGATTAATTAGGCAACCATTAGCTACCCTGGTTAACGTTAGTCAACTGTCAAAAAAAATAACATATAGCTAGATAATGTTAGCTAACTTACTAACTTGGCAATGCTAAGTtgtgctagttagcattagctagTTAACTGCTTAAACAAGTCACAATTAGATAGCTACTTTAAAGCAATGGTAGGTGCCGTTGTAGCTATTAGGCTAGCTGGCTAGAAGTTAACTGGTTAACGTTCGCTAGGCTAACTTAGCGTAAAGCCAGTTTGTGGCTAGCAAATTAGCTAGATTCCGAGCTAACGCAGTAACTACTGAGCAAACTAACGTTAGCTTCAATTTGTTGAACGTTGAGCAAGGCATAAATATCATATGTATATGAAGCCAGGAGAGGGAGATCCCGTAAAAGCACAGCGCCAGCAGTCTCACTTACTAGAAAGAGTTAGCTAGCTAAGACAGTTCGTTCACAATACGCCAAGAGGGAAATATGGCGTCGGACTAAACAAGAATCCGAGTCCATTCGTTAAAGTTATACATTTTCCCCACTAGCATGTATAATTCATTTATATAAATTATTTTAGGTCGGTCTAAAAAGCATGCGTGTGTGTGGATAGGAAATTTGGCTATATCTACCTTTGTATTTTCAGTAATTCTGCTTTTGAAAACAGCAGCGCTTGCAGGCAATGGCGCCGAAGTAGCCTGCGCAGAGCAGCAGCAGTAAATCCACACACAATCCTCTCATCCAACGGGCACCGCTCGAGCAGTTTTGAATTATAAATTTGAAAGATACCAAGAGGTATCCACGACGACTGTCTAAATTCCAAATTCGATTCTATTTCAAACATAAATATTTCGGGAAAGCCACCAAATACTAGCTAATGTCCTTTTTCAACTGGCTAATAATCAGTAACTAGCAAGCTGCCCCTGGTTTCTTTTCCCCAACAACAATGCGGTTGTGCAATGTGCAGCGACtccatagagatggatagagcACGCTAGTTCCCAAAATCtagttttagcatgggcagcgcttTCTACTTTAAGTTTTATTGGCGAATCGCAACCAACTGACAGGTGCATACGGCGCCACATACTGTACTGGATTGTGAGGCCGGTCTCGATCTATCTATACCACTATATTCTCCTAACTAACCCTTAATTtctaataatatataataattccCTTCAAGCCTCACTACTCCCATCAGCCCCACCCCAAATACCTCCCATCACTCCCACCCAAAATACCACCCACTCCACATTCCTGTCCAACCTCTCTGACCATATCAAACAACCTCTCCGTTTCTACTTCATACATTTcacaaa
This genomic window from Salvelinus namaycush isolate Seneca chromosome 8, SaNama_1.0, whole genome shotgun sequence contains:
- the LOC120052374 gene encoding bromodomain-containing protein 1-like isoform X2; this encodes MKKKVRHHNRMSTPQRPPSPIKPSPNKETLTYAQAQRMVDLEIDGRVHRISIYDKLDVITDDDPTAQEIMECNSNKENNEKPQLVLVRSVRLKDNQQKRGTALTTTHGADPQGSALLEPKFRTVEYNLPAVSRRPSIYYMYCEKTAEELDEEVEYDMDEEDYAWLDLLNDKRKSEGISQVSQNLFEFLMDRFEKESFFDSKGRSDPQSLIDEDAVCCICMDGDGQDSNVILFCDSCNMAVHQECYGVPYIPEGQWLCRHCLQCPSRPAECVFCPNKGGALKKTDDDRWGHVVCALWVPEVGFSDTVFIEPIDGVSNIPPARWKLTCYLCKEKGAGACIQCHKVNCYTAFHVSCAQKAGLYMKMEPVKEFTETGSPTFSVKKTAFCCAHTPKGCTRRPLAIYEEGHAKNGVCHKRGDKRGRRRLKGWLKKSKIIVVVPEVEEEAPAAPGPSITPSSFDTILNQVSVQKKKVFVERVLSYWMLKRQSRKGVPLIRRLQANTQVPKPEPLDSRVEDNQAMKEQLKEWHRLRQDLERARLLLELIRKREKLKREEMKLQQSVLEVQLTPLNILLRAVLDQLQEKDPAKIFAQPVSVNEVPDYLDHIKNPMDFSTMRKRIDAHGYKSLVEFEADFDQIIFNCMKYNAKDTFFYKAGLRLQDRGGAILRKTRREAERIGFDFASGMHLPEQPKVEAPSPFSWDDVDQILNPANRQHMSLEGQLKELLEKLDMSSAMKSSPSRSKRLKLLKKTITDVRSEIYLKTRRPAAAPSEPKPAETEEKPLPPTRHSTQEEEGESLLPPKLEPLNSSPPLLNSDSHAEPPMLKPIKSQKTFKCNGVKTATSVPRDTLNGHISNPLVSDSHLSVGATSTLAEPSSMGNRRTNVLFRKSKNASPQKPPRTAEHQLGCPLLGTKTFLSVVIPRLETLLLPRKRTHSACGDCDQDEEESPIKRLDTGLANGFVVEPELETSPIRPMEPRRRCTSESSISPSGSVLCSTSTVSVPKSGKGRPSVARRSTVDDKNALITCIGNGDFTKAAKIAADHRPQAAEGGASPPRGLPAPSGRPQSRRADAVQVRRETLPRPLLRQQAQLAMAS
- the LOC120052374 gene encoding bromodomain-containing protein 1-like isoform X1; translated protein: MKKKVRHHNRMSTPQRPPSPIKPSPNKETLTYAQAQRMVDLEIDGRVHRISIYDKLDVITDDDPTAQEIMECNSNKENNEKPQLVLVRSVRLKDNQQKRGTALTTTHGADPQGSALLEPKFRTVEYNLPAVSRRPSIYYMYCEKTAEELDEEVEYDMDEEDYAWLDLLNDKRKSEGISQVSQNLFEFLMDRFEKESFFDSKGRSDPQSLIDEDAVCCICMDGDGQDSNVILFCDSCNMAVHQECYGVPYIPEGQWLCRHCLQCPSRPAECVFCPNKGGALKKTDDDRWGHVVCALWVPEVGFSDTVFIEPIDGVSNIPPARWKLTCYLCKEKGAGACIQCHKVNCYTAFHVSCAQKAGLYMKMEPVKEFTETGSPTFSVKKTAFCCAHTPKGCTRRPLAIYEEGHAKNGVCHKRGDKRGRRRLKGWLKKSKIIVVVPEVEEEAPAAPGPSITPSSFDTILNQVSVQKKKVFVERVLSYWMLKRQSRKGVPLIRRLQANTQVPKPEPLVSPVDSRVEDNQAMKEQLKEWHRLRQDLERARLLLELIRKREKLKREEMKLQQSVLEVQLTPLNILLRAVLDQLQEKDPAKIFAQPVSVNEVPDYLDHIKNPMDFSTMRKRIDAHGYKSLVEFEADFDQIIFNCMKYNAKDTFFYKAGLRLQDRGGAILRKTRREAERIGFDFASGMHLPEQPKVEAPSPFSWDDVDQILNPANRQHMSLEGQLKELLEKLDMSSAMKSSPSRSKRLKLLKKTITDVRSEIYLKTRRPAAAPSEPKPAETEEKPLPPTRHSTQEEEGESLLPPKLEPLNSSPPLLNSDSHAEPPMLKPIKSQKTFKCNGVKTATSVPRDTLNGHISNPLVSDSHLSVGATSTLAEPSSMGNRRTNVLFRKSKNASPQKPPRTAEHQLGCPLLGTKTFLSVVIPRLETLLLPRKRTHSACGDCDQDEEESPIKRLDTGLANGFVVEPELETSPIRPMEPRRRCTSESSISPSGSVLCSTSTVSVPKSGKGRPSVARRSTVDDKNALITCIGNGDFTKAAKIAADHRPQAAEGGASPPRGLPAPSGRPQSRRADAVQVRRETLPRPLLRQQAQLAMAS